Proteins encoded by one window of Arabidopsis thaliana chromosome 2, partial sequence:
- a CDS encoding uncharacterized protein (unknown protein; FUNCTIONS IN: molecular_function unknown; INVOLVED IN: biological_process unknown; LOCATED IN: membrane; BEST Arabidopsis thaliana protein match is: unknown protein (TAIR:AT5G18250.1); Has 57 Blast hits to 57 proteins in 12 species: Archae - 0; Bacteria - 0; Metazoa - 0; Fungi - 0; Plants - 57; Viruses - 0; Other Eukaryotes - 0 (source: NCBI BLink).), producing the protein MGTRQVYEEKLRRGNLDYDPTMNPGLGSARCPRCLSLLNPNSEKGEWTITPVLHDAAAVAGSGIGGLLSAVHAFNTGIPYLQNRFSGSKRLSFLVGVPLLLVYSGVGAAFGESLQAAISFPIVWLEYESRCAAQCRIATFTFSLLFDVPGYALPKFAQLTVTSYYASSSASHYGISMLTRRIEEAHLSRTQKEEAEFAPFGPSP; encoded by the exons atggGAACGAGACAAGTATACGAAGAGAAGCTTCGGCGTGGGAATCTTGATTATGATCCGACTATGAATCCTGGTCTTGGTTCTGCTCGGTGTCCTCGTtgtctttctctcttaaaccctaattca GAGAAAGGAGAGTGGACGATAACTCCAGTTTTACACGATGCTGCTGCAGTG GCTGGTTCTGGTATTGGTGGCTTGCTTAGTGCCGTCCATGCTTTCAATACAG GGATCCCCTATCTTCAAAATCGGTTTTCCGGGTCAAAGCGGCTTTCCTTTCTTGTGGGG GTTCCATTGCTTCTAGTATATTCAGGTGTAGGGGCTGCTTTTGGAG AAAGTTTACAAGCCGCGATAAGTTTTCCAATAGTATGGTTAGAATACGAATCAAGGTGTGCTGCACAGTGTAGAATTGCAACTTTTACCTTTAG TCTTTTGTTTGATGTACCTG GTTATGCACTTCCAAAGTTTGCTCAGCTGACAGTTACCTCGTATTATGCATCTTCAAGTGCTTCACATTATGGAATTTCTATGCTAACCCGGCGTATCGAAGAAGCTCATCTCTCTCGAACTCAGAAAGAAGAG GCTGAGTTTGCACCGTTTGGTCCTTCCCCGTAA
- the OXS2 gene encoding CCCH-type zinc finger protein with ARM repeat domain-containing protein (CCCH-type zinc finger protein with ARM repeat domain; CONTAINS InterPro DOMAIN/s: Zinc finger, CCCH-type (InterPro:IPR000571), Ankyrin repeat-containing domain (InterPro:IPR020683), Ankyrin repeat (InterPro:IPR002110); BEST Arabidopsis thaliana protein match is: CCCH-type zinc finger protein with ARM repeat domain (TAIR:AT5G12850.1); Has 5399 Blast hits to 3519 proteins in 384 species: Archae - 10; Bacteria - 312; Metazoa - 2497; Fungi - 280; Plants - 489; Viruses - 8; Other Eukaryotes - 1803 (source: NCBI BLink).): protein MCCGSDRLNQIVSSRSSLPISFEEDNNLVTNTDMNHLTVETEDTFASLLELAANNDVEGVRLSIERDPSCVDEAGLWYGRQKGSKAMVNDYRTPLMVAATYGSIDVIKLIVSLTDADVNRACGNDQTTALHCAASGGAVNAIQVVKLLLAAGADLNLLDAEGQRAGDVIVVPPKLEGVKLMLQELLSADGSSTAERNLRVVTNVPNRSSSPCHSPTGENGGSGSGSPLGSPFKLKSTEFKKEYPVDPSLPDIKNSIYATDEFRMYSFKVRPCSRAYSHDWTECPFVHPGENARRRDPRKFHYSCVPCPDFRKGACRRGDMCEYAHGVFECWLHPAQYRTRLCKDGTGCARRVCFFAHTPEELRPLYASTGSAVPSPRSNADYAAALSLLPGSPSGVSVMSPLSPSAAGNGMSHSNMAWPQPNVPALHLPGSNLQSSRLRSSLNARDIPTDEFNMLADYEQQQLLNEYSNALSRSGRMKSMPPSNLEDLFSAEGSSSPRFTDSALASAVFSPTHKSAVFNQFQQQQQQQQSMLSPINTSFSSPKSVDHSLFSGGGRMSPRNVVEPISPMSARVSMLAQCVKQQQQQQQQQQQQHQFRSLSSRELRTNSSPIVGSPVNNNTWSSKWGSSNGQPDWGMSSEALGKLRSSSSFDGDEPDVSWVQSLVKETPAEAKEKAATSSSGEHVMKQPNPVEPVMDHAGLEAWIEQMQLDQLVAQQN from the coding sequence ATGTGCTGTGGATCAGACCGATTAAACCAGATCGTGTCATCAAGATCTTCGTTGCCAATTTCTTTCGAGGAAGATAACAATCTTGTTACCAACACAGACATGAATCACTTAACAGTCGAAACAGAGGATACGTTTGCGAGCTTGCTTGAGCTTGCAGCTAACAACGATGTTGAAGGTGTAAGGCTATCTATCGAGAGAGACCCTTCTTGTGTAGACGAAGCTGGTCTCTGGTACGGTCGTCAAAAAGGTTCTAAAGCTATGGTCAACGATTACAGGACTCCGTTGATGGTTGCTGCTACTTACGGAAGCATTGATGTGATCAAGCTTATTGTTTCTTTGACTGATGCTGACGTGAACCGTGCTTGCGGGAATGATCAGACCACTGCGTTACACTGCGCTGCTTCTGGAGGAGCTGTGAATGCTATCCAAGTTGTTAAGCTGCTTCTTGCAGCTGGAGCTGATTTGAATCTGTTGGATGCTGAAGGTCAACGAGCTGGTGATGTTATTGTTGTTCCTCCTAAGCTTGAAGGCGTGAAGCTGATGCTTCAGGAGCTTCTTTCTGCTGATGGATCATCTACTGCGGAGCGGAATCTACGGGTTGTGACAAATGTTCCGAATAGAAGCTCATCTCCGTGTCATTCTCCTACTGGAGAGAATGGTGGATCAGGGTCTGGTTCACCGCTCGGCTCTCCTTTTAAGCTGAAATCTACTGAATTCAAGAAAGAGTATCCGGTTGATCCGTCTTTGCCAGATATCAAGAACAGTATCTACGCGACTGATGAGTTTAGAATGTATTCCTTCAAGGTCCGGCCTTGCTCTCGTGCTTATTCACATGATTGGACTGAGTGTCCTTTTGTTCACCCGGGTGAAAACGCGAGGAGGAGAGACCCGAGGAAGTTCCATTACAGCTGCGTTCCTTGCCCGGATTTTAGGAAAGGAGCTTGTAGGAGAGGAGATATGTGTGAGTATGCGCACGGTGTGTTTGAATGCTGGCTTCATCCGGCTCAGTACAGGACCCGTCTTTGCAAAGATGGAACAGGCTGTGCTCGGCGGGTTTGTTTCTTTGCGCATACACCCGAGGAGCTTCGACCTTTGTACGCATCAACTGGTTCAGCGGTTCCTTCGCCTAGATCGAATGCTGATTATGCAGCTGCTTTGAGTCTCCTTCCTGGTTCTCCATCAGGAGTCTCTGTCATGTCCCCGCTTTCCCCATCAGCAGCGGGGAACGGAATGTCTCATTCGAATATGGCTTGGCCACAACCAAATGTCCCTGCGTTGCACTTACCAGGAAGCAATCTACAGTCAAGCAGGCTAAGGTCTTCTCTCAATGCAAGGGATATCCCGACGGATGAGTTCAATATGTTAGCGGATTACGAGCAGCAGCAACTCCTCAACGAGTATTCCAATGCTCTGAGCCGTTCTGGTCGGATGAAATCAATGCCTCCTTCGAATCTTGAAGATCTTTTCTCAGCAGAAGGCTCTTCATCTCCCCGGTTCACTGATTCCGCTTTAGCTTCCGCGGTGTTCTCGCCTACACACAAGTCAGCTGTCTTCAACCAGTTccaacaacagcaacagcagcagcagagcATGTTGTCTCCAATCAACACAAGCTTTTCTTCACCAAAGAGCGTTGACCACTCATTGTTTTCAGGTGGAGGAAGAATGTCTCCTCGGAATGTTGTTGAACCAATATCACCCATGAGTGCTCGGGTTTCCATGTTGGCTCAGTGCGtgaagcaacaacaacagcaacagcagcagcagcagcagcaacatcAGTTCCGTAGCCTTAGCTCCAGAGAGCTCAGAACAAACTCTAGCCCAATCGTTGGTTCACCGgtaaacaacaacacatgGTCATCAAAATGGGGATCTTCAAATGGTCAACCGGATTGGGGAATGAGCTCAGAAGCACTTGGTAAGTTGAGATCTTCGTCATCGTTTGATGGTGATGAGCCTGATGTGTCATGGGTCCAGTCACTGGTGAAGGAGACTCCAGCAGAAGCCAAAGAGAAAGCAGCAACATCTTCCTCAGGGGAACACGTGATGAAGCAGCCAAATCCGGTTGAACCGGTAATGGATCATGCTGGGCTAGAAGCTTGGATTGAGCAAATGCAGCTCGATCAGCTTGTGGCTCAGCAGAATTGA
- a CDS encoding uncharacterized protein (unknown protein; FUNCTIONS IN: molecular_function unknown; INVOLVED IN: biological_process unknown; LOCATED IN: membrane; BEST Arabidopsis thaliana protein match is: unknown protein (TAIR:AT3G04040.1); Has 57 Blast hits to 57 proteins in 12 species: Archae - 0; Bacteria - 0; Metazoa - 0; Fungi - 0; Plants - 57; Viruses - 0; Other Eukaryotes - 0 (source: NCBI BLink).) — translation MGTRQVYEEKLRRGNLDYDPTMNPGLGSARCPRCLSLLNPNSEKGEWTITPVLHDAAAVAGSGIGGLLSAVHAFNTGIPYLQNRFSGSKRLSFLVGVPLLLVYSGVGAAFGGYALPKFAQLTVTSYYASSSASHYGISMLTRRIEEAHLSRTQKEEAEFAPFGPSP, via the exons atggGAACGAGACAAGTATACGAAGAGAAGCTTCGGCGTGGGAATCTTGATTATGATCCGACTATGAATCCTGGTCTTGGTTCTGCTCGGTGTCCTCGTtgtctttctctcttaaaccctaattca GAGAAAGGAGAGTGGACGATAACTCCAGTTTTACACGATGCTGCTGCAGTG GCTGGTTCTGGTATTGGTGGCTTGCTTAGTGCCGTCCATGCTTTCAATACAG GGATCCCCTATCTTCAAAATCGGTTTTCCGGGTCAAAGCGGCTTTCCTTTCTTGTGGGG GTTCCATTGCTTCTAGTATATTCAGGTGTAGGGGCTGCTTTTGGAG GTTATGCACTTCCAAAGTTTGCTCAGCTGACAGTTACCTCGTATTATGCATCTTCAAGTGCTTCACATTATGGAATTTCTATGCTAACCCGGCGTATCGAAGAAGCTCATCTCTCTCGAACTCAGAAAGAAGAG GCTGAGTTTGCACCGTTTGGTCCTTCCCCGTAA
- a CDS encoding Protein kinase superfamily protein (Protein kinase superfamily protein; FUNCTIONS IN: protein serine/threonine kinase activity, protein kinase activity, kinase activity, ATP binding; INVOLVED IN: protein amino acid phosphorylation; LOCATED IN: cellular_component unknown; CONTAINS InterPro DOMAIN/s: Protein kinase, catalytic domain (InterPro:IPR000719), Serine/threonine-protein kinase-like domain (InterPro:IPR017442), Protein kinase-like domain (InterPro:IPR011009), Serine/threonine-protein kinase, active site (InterPro:IPR008271); BEST Arabidopsis thaliana protein match is: Protein kinase superfamily protein (TAIR:AT2G05060.1); Has 93917 Blast hits to 93322 proteins in 2655 species: Archae - 137; Bacteria - 9888; Metazoa - 35060; Fungi - 10769; Plants - 21733; Viruses - 321; Other Eukaryotes - 16009 (source: NCBI BLink).) — translation MVPPELEFNKYLGKGSYGSVSLFKYSKPRTTLYTAVMTCNYKNAESLEKEFGILSEFKGCSRIVQCYENRVIENLDVEGNKEYMMLMEYAAGGSLRTFMKRSEDKKLPDPLIREFTRMILEGLATIHGQGYVHCDLKPDNILVFPRCVYKKRAWRSSYELKISDFGLSKRDGDSKWWHPHRPFVGTAIYMSPGSVSHGETGRGLDLWSLGCVVLEMYTGKKPWWHNNYDLKDLKNWYAPMIPSDLPCDAKHFIMACFALNTNERRDALTLLEHSFLRGVVNKITKPHVKNENPKEIALALGRVVRRPSKVLTSIFKRAGELMKIIKKQPRAPRSNLLPVHICHLAQPSQKICFFIYCSLCVVFIILTVVCMFR, via the coding sequence ATGGTGCCACCAGAGCTAGAATTCAACAAGTATCTCGGAAAGGGTTCATACGGTTCGGTGAGTCTTTTCAAGTATTCGAAACCACGCACGACTCTCTACACCGCGGTGATGACTTGCAACTATAAAAACGCTGAGTCTCTCGAGAAAGAGTTTGGAATCTTGTCTGAATTCAAGGGTTGTTCGAGAATTGTCCAGTGCTATGAAAACAGAGTTATAGAGAATCTGGACGTTGAGGGTAACAAAGAGTATATGATGCTAATGGAGTACGCAGCTGGAGGAAGCTTGAGGACTTTCATGAAACGTTCCGAAGACAAGAAATTGCCTGATCCTTTGATAAGAGAGTTTACTCGAATGATCCTCGAAGGCTTAGCCACAATTCACGGACAGGGCTATGTCCACTGCGATCTCAAACCCGATAACATCCTCGTTTTCCCAAGATGTGTCTACAAGAAGAGAGCATGGAGATCGTCTTACGAATTGAAGATTTCTGATTTTGGATTGTCGAAAAGAGATGGAGACAGTAAGTGGTGGCATCCTCATCGTCCGTTTGTGGGAACTGCGATCTACATGTCGCCGGGATCGGTTTCTCACGGCGAGACAGGGAGAGGACTTGATTTATGGTCATTAGGATGTGTGGTGTTGGAGATGTACACTGGAAAGAAACCATGGTGGCATAATAACTATGACTTGAAGGATCTCAAGAACTGGTACGCGCCAATGATTCCGAGTGATCTTCCTTGCGATGCAAAACACTTTATTATGGCTTGCTTTGCGTTAAATACAAACGAGAGAAGAGACGCATTGACATTGTTGGAGCATAGCTTCTTGCGTGGGGTGGTTAATAAGATCACAAAGCCTCATGTGAAGAATGAGAATCCGAAAGAAATTGCACTGGCATTGGGGAGAGTTGTGAGGAGACCATCAAAAGTTCTTACGTCCATTTTCAAAAGAGCCGGAGAGTTGATGAAGATCATCAAGAAGCAGCCAAGAGCACCGAGATCCAATTTGCTTCCTGTTCACATTTGTCACTTAGCACAACCATCtcaaaagatttgttttttcatttattgttctctttgtgttgtgtttatTATCTTAACGGTAGTTTGTATGTTTCGTTGA
- a CDS encoding Protein kinase superfamily protein (Protein kinase superfamily protein; FUNCTIONS IN: protein serine/threonine kinase activity, protein kinase activity, kinase activity, ATP binding; INVOLVED IN: protein amino acid phosphorylation; LOCATED IN: cellular_component unknown; CONTAINS InterPro DOMAIN/s: Protein kinase, catalytic domain (InterPro:IPR000719), Serine/threonine-protein kinase-like domain (InterPro:IPR017442), Protein kinase-like domain (InterPro:IPR011009), Serine/threonine-protein kinase, active site (InterPro:IPR008271); BEST Arabidopsis thaliana protein match is: Protein kinase superfamily protein (TAIR:AT2G42550.1); Has 30201 Blast hits to 17322 proteins in 780 species: Archae - 12; Bacteria - 1396; Metazoa - 17338; Fungi - 3422; Plants - 5037; Viruses - 0; Other Eukaryotes - 2996 (source: NCBI BLink).), which translates to MSPEMEFVKVLGKGTYGSVELFSHKQNDGSLLYNAVKIMDSENYGSIDQEFRILSELRGCPCIVQLCGNSLVQGIDCNGKKVYMMSMEYAAAGTLTNFIKRNRTKLSDSVIKDFTRMILQGLVSIHNHGYVHCDLKPDNILLFPLYDKDTWNCSYELKISDFGISTRAGDKSGCWRVDEPWVGTSIYMSPESVSDGTTVEKTLDLWSLGCIVLKMYTGKRPWLGFEKDVKSLLLNQKAPEIPETLPCDARLFLEKCFSRKPEERGSASELLLHPFLTGDEKKGSSVAGGERTGMVLRLRKPPPISKDIPTKPRKLKVISQKPQQLKKVSNKPLKVKIVPPRPPRSDFVPVL; encoded by the coding sequence ATGTCGCCGGAGATGGAATTCGTGAAGGTTTTGGGAAAGGGTACTTACGGCTCCGTCGAGCTCTTCAGCCACAAACAAAACGACGGATCGTTGCTCTACAACGCAGTGAAGATCATGGACTCTGAGAACTACGGTTCTATAGACCAAGAGTTTCGAATTCTGTCGGAACTCAGAGGATGTCCTTGTATCGTGCAATTGTGTGGGAACTCTCTTGTTCAAGGAATTGATTGCAAtggaaaaaaagtttacatgATGTCAATGGAGTATGCAGCTGCTGGTACTCTAACTaatttcatcaaaagaaaCCGAACGAAGTTGTCGGATTCTGTTATTAAAGACTTCACTCGTATGATTCTACAAGGATTGGTCTCGATTCATAATCATGGTTATGTTCATTGTGATCTTAAACCGGACAATatccttctttttcctctttacGATAAAGATACGTGGAATTGTTCTTACGAGTTGAAGATTTCGGATTTCGGAATATCGACAAGGGCCGGAGACAAATCTGGTTGTTGGAGAGTCGATGAACCGTGGGTGGGAACGTCTATCTACATGTCTCCTGAGTCAGTCAGCGACGGCACCACCGTtgagaaaaccctagatttgtGGTCACTTGGTTGCATTGTGTTGAAGATGTATACCGGTAAGCGGCCATGGTTAGGGTTTGAGAAAGATGTTAAGTCTCTTCTTTTGAATCAAAAGGCACCAGAGATTCCAGAGACTCTGCCGTGTGATGCAAGGCTGTTTTTGGAGAAGTGTTTCTCAAGAAAACCTGAGGAGAGAGGATCAGCTTCGGAGTTGCTGTTGCATCCGTTTTTGACCGGAGATGAGAAGAAGGGTTCTTCCGTCGCCGGTGGAGAGAGGACGGGGATGGTGTTGAGGCTCAGAAAACCTCCGCCGATATCGAAAGATATTCCAACGAAGCCACGGAAATTGAAGGTTATTTCACAAAAGCCCCAACAGTTAAAGAAAGTCTCGAATAAACCCCTAAAGGTGAAGATTGTTCCTCCGAGACCCCCAAGATCCGATTTTGTCCCCGTTCTATAA
- a CDS encoding Protein kinase superfamily protein (Protein kinase superfamily protein; FUNCTIONS IN: protein serine/threonine kinase activity, protein kinase activity, kinase activity, ATP binding; INVOLVED IN: protein amino acid phosphorylation; LOCATED IN: cellular_component unknown; CONTAINS InterPro DOMAIN/s: Protein kinase, catalytic domain (InterPro:IPR000719), Serine/threonine-protein kinase-like domain (InterPro:IPR017442), Protein kinase-like domain (InterPro:IPR011009), Serine/threonine-protein kinase, active site (InterPro:IPR008271); BEST Arabidopsis thaliana protein match is: Protein kinase superfamily protein (TAIR:AT5G27790.1); Has 93258 Blast hits to 92510 proteins in 2720 species: Archae - 159; Bacteria - 10225; Metazoa - 35748; Fungi - 10934; Plants - 19084; Viruses - 322; Other Eukaryotes - 16786 (source: NCBI BLink).), translating to MVALDLEFERYPGERSFGSVSLFKYKRQRDGETQYAAVKTSSDENAKSLYKEFQILSQFKGCSRIVQCYGNGVKEIFNDKGYVEYKIAMEYAFGGSLSDFMDRFKDRKLSDSMIREFTRMLLEGLATIHRHGYVHCDLKPENILVFPSSVYKNGAWIRSYELKISDFGMSKRDGDTQWWQPRKPYVGTPIYMSPESISHGEIGKGLDLWSLGCVVLEMYTRKKPWWHTNYELEELMKCYEPLFPRNLPCDAKLFLMTCFASEPDERKDALTLLRQSFLHGDVNKFTNRQMNVKIDSADDFTLQLEKVSQMLSEIRTMC from the coding sequence ATGGTGGCGTTAGATTTGGAGTTCGAAAGGTATCCGGGGGAACGTTCGTTTGGTTCGGTGAGTCTCTTCAAGTACAAAAGACAACGCGACGGCGAGACTCAATACGCCGCCGTGAAAACATCTAGCGACGAAAATGCTAAGTCTCTCTACAAAGAGTTTCAGATCCTCTCTCAATTCAAGGGTTGTTCGAGAATCGTCCAATGCTACGGGAATGGAGTAAAAGAGATATTTAACGACAAGGGTTACGTAGAATACAAGATTGCCATGGAGTACGCATTTGGAGGAAGCTTGAGCGATTTCATGGACCGATTCAAAGACAGAAAATTGTCTGATTCGATGATCAGAGAGTTTACTCGTATGCTTCTCGAGGGTTTAGCCACGATTCACAGACACGGCTATGTTCACTGCGATCTCAAACCCGAAAACATCCTTGTTTTCCCTAGTTCTGTCTACAAGAACGGCGCGTGGATCAGATCCTACGAATTGAAGATTTCTGATTTCGGGATGTCGAAAAGAGATGGAGACACTCAGTGGTGGCAACCTCGCAAACCATATGTGGGAACACCGATCTATATGTCGCCTGAGTCGATCTCTCACGGGGAGATAGGGAAAGGACTTGATTTATGGTCGTTGGGATGTGTGGTGTTGGAGATGTACACTAGAAAGAAGCCATGGTGGCATACTAACTATGAATTAGAAGAGCTCATGAAGTGTTATGAGCCGTTGTTTCCGCGTAATCTTCCTTGCGATGCAAAACTCTTTCTCATGACCTGCTTTGCGTCCGAACCAGATGAGAGGAAAGATGCGTTGACATTGTTGAGGCAAAGCTTCTTGCATGGAGATGTCAATAAGTTCACAAACCGTCAGATGAATGTGAAGATTGACAGTGCGGATGATTTTACCCTGCAACTGGAGAAAGTTAGCCAGATGCTTTCGGAAATTAGGACTATGTGTTAA
- a CDS encoding uncharacterized protein (BEST Arabidopsis thaliana protein match is: arabinogalactan protein 23 (TAIR:AT3G57690.1); Has 35333 Blast hits to 34131 proteins in 2444 species: Archae - 798; Bacteria - 22429; Metazoa - 974; Fungi - 991; Plants - 531; Viruses - 0; Other Eukaryotes - 9610 (source: NCBI BLink).), with translation MEMKKIACGVVFAAASMTAVMAAEVGAPAPGPAASGASVAVPALGSLVGASLVSLFAYYLN, from the coding sequence atggagatgaagaagattgcCTGCGGAGTCGTTTTCGCTGCTGCTTCCATGACCGCCGTCATGGCTGCAGAGGTCGGAGCACCTGCACCAGGACCCGCCGCAAGTGGAGCCTCCGTAGCTGTTCCGGCTCTTGGCTCTTTGGTTGGAGCTTCCCTTGTGTCTCTCTTCGCCTACTACTTGAACTAA
- the ZFP8 gene encoding zinc finger protein 8 (zinc finger protein 8 (ZFP8); FUNCTIONS IN: sequence-specific DNA binding transcription factor activity, zinc ion binding, nucleic acid binding; INVOLVED IN: trichome differentiation, regulation of transcription; LOCATED IN: intracellular; EXPRESSED IN: 15 plant structures; EXPRESSED DURING: 13 growth stages; CONTAINS InterPro DOMAIN/s: Zinc finger, C2H2-like (InterPro:IPR015880), Zinc finger, C2H2-type (InterPro:IPR007087); BEST Arabidopsis thaliana protein match is: C2H2 and C2HC zinc fingers superfamily protein (TAIR:AT3G58070.1); Has 1033 Blast hits to 1031 proteins in 54 species: Archae - 0; Bacteria - 9; Metazoa - 26; Fungi - 10; Plants - 958; Viruses - 0; Other Eukaryotes - 30 (source: NCBI BLink).): MDETNGRRETHDFMNVNVESFSQLPFIRRTPPKEKAAIIRLFGQELVGDNSDNLSAEPSDHQTTTKNDESSENIKDKDKEKDKDKDKDNNNNRRFECHYCFRNFPTSQALGGHQNAHKRERQHAKRGSMTSYLHHHQPHDPHHIYGFLNNHHHRHYPSWTTEARSYYGGGGHQTPSYYSRNTLAPPSSNPPTINGSPLGLWRVPPSTSTNTIQGVYSSSPASAFRSHEQETNKEPNNWPYRLMKPNVQDHVSLDLHL; this comes from the coding sequence ATGGACGAAACCAACGGACGAAGAGAAACTCACGATTTCATGAACGTCAACGTTGAATCCTTCTCTCAGCTTCCTTTCATCCGCCGTACTCCTCCCAAAGAAAAAGCCGCCATTATTCGTCTCTTCGGCCAAGAGCTCGTCGGTGATAACTCCGACAACTTATCCGCAGAACCTTCTGATCATCAAACCACTACCAAGAACGATGAGAGCTCTGAGAATATCAAggacaaagacaaagaaaaagataaggacaaagacaaagataacaacaacaacaggaGATTCGAGTGTCACTACTGCTTCAGAAACTTCCCAACTTCTCAAGCCCTAGGTGGACATCAAAACGCTCACAAACGTGAACGTCAACACGCCAAACGCGGTTCCATGACATCAtaccttcatcatcatcagcctCATGACCCTCACCACATCTACGGCTTCCtcaacaaccaccaccaccgtcacTATCCGTCTTGGACGACGGAAGCTAGATCATACTACGGCGGAGGGGGACATCAAACGCCGTCGTACTACTCAAGGAATACTCTTGCTCCTCCTTCTTCTAACCCACCGACAATCAACGGAAGTCCTTTAGGTTTGTGGCGTGTACCGCCTTCCACGTCAACAAATACTATTCAAGGCGTTTACTCATCTTCACCAGCTTCAGCGTTTAGGTCGCATGAGCAAGAGACTAATAAGGAGCCTAATAACTGGCCGTACAGATTGATGAAACCCAATGTGCAAGATCATGTGAGTCTCGATCTTCATCTCTga